The region CCACAGGCACACTCAAAGCCACGGCAATGGACACAGAACCCCGCAAACCGCCCCACCAGAGGACAACCTGCTCAGATAAAGTAAGTTTGTCACTACTACCAAATCGGTTTGAGATCCACCCTAAACCGAACACCGAAATGGCGCGGGTAACTAATACTGAGGCGATCGCCACAAAAATCAGATCCAGACTGTTGCCGAGACTGGCAAAATTAACTTGGTCTCCGATTAGTAGAAAAACAATAGAATTTACAAAGAAGGCGAGGAATTCCCAAAATTCCGACACAACGAGTCTTGTACGGGGATTCATCCCGATATTTGAACCAAAATTCCCCAAAATTATCCCCACTGTCACGACCGCAATTACCCCAGAGCCACCCAATTCCTCTGTCAATAAATAGGTTCCATAGGCGGCAACAAGGGTAATCGACTGCTCCACAAGGGGAATATCAAAGCGCTGGGTTAAAAATGAAATGCCATAACCGATAAGACAGCCTAAGCCAACACCGACACCAACGAAGGTGAGGAATGTGGCAACAGTAGCAGAGGTCGATAAACTTTGAGTGCCAAGGGGGATGCCGACTAACAACAGGAAGGCGACAACTGCCACACCATCGTTAAAAAGACTTTCTCCTTCCATCACAACAGTAAGTTTTTTACTCGCGCCCAGTTCCCGAAACAAAGCCACCACTGATACGGGATCTGTGGCAGAGAGTGCGGCTCCAGCTAATAAAGCTGTCGCTAAAGGTAAATTAGTCCATTGACTGAGGGCAAACCCAATCCCAAAAATGGCGATCGCCACCCCCACTAGCGCAAACAAAGTGACCGGTAGCCACTGCTTTTGCAATTCCCGCCAGCGAATATTCCAAGCCGCCTCAAACAACAACGGCGGTAAAAAAATCTCTAAAATCAATTCCGGTGACAAATTGACGAGACGCACATCAATGAACGCCAAACCTAAACCCACAATCACCAAGAGCAACGTATAGGGAATCTGTCTCAGCCAACTAAAAATCCTCGAAAAGGTGGCAACCGTGAGTGATATCGACAAAACCAATACAAACTGCTGCAAATTTGTCTTGATTGAGATTTCAGCGACTTCAGCCAGAAAAACCATTGTAAATGCCTAAAAATGCCGTGGAACTGTAACGCTTCTATGCTAACAACAGATTTTTTCCGTGGCAGAAAAACCCCAAATCTCTGTCTAAACTCTCCATCAAAACAAAAAAATACAAGAGCCTCTACCACTATTGATAGGATTTTCTCTATCTTCCTGACGGTATTTATAAATAAATCTCGTATTACA is a window of [Limnothrix rosea] IAM M-220 DNA encoding:
- a CDS encoding cation:proton antiporter, producing MVFLAEVAEISIKTNLQQFVLVLSISLTVATFSRIFSWLRQIPYTLLLVIVGLGLAFIDVRLVNLSPELILEIFLPPLLFEAAWNIRWRELQKQWLPVTLFALVGVAIAIFGIGFALSQWTNLPLATALLAGAALSATDPVSVVALFRELGASKKLTVVMEGESLFNDGVAVVAFLLLVGIPLGTQSLSTSATVATFLTFVGVGVGLGCLIGYGISFLTQRFDIPLVEQSITLVAAYGTYLLTEELGGSGVIAVVTVGIILGNFGSNIGMNPRTRLVVSEFWEFLAFFVNSIVFLLIGDQVNFASLGNSLDLIFVAIASVLVTRAISVFGLGWISNRFGSSDKLTLSEQVVLWWGGLRGSVSIAVALSVPVVLGDRQEIINIIFGVVLFTLLVQGLTTQFVLEKLNLIGDQPLRQEYSELLARRVALRRVLDYLSQLDIAPDVDEEFYNYERDLVKGELRSVDEKIEKLKNQHPPLRQLDMQQLRDTLLDIEADTYAEFIRIGRLNKDLSPLLQEVLVKSTEREIKG